One genomic segment of Panicum virgatum strain AP13 chromosome 2N, P.virgatum_v5, whole genome shotgun sequence includes these proteins:
- the LOC120660792 gene encoding uncharacterized protein LOC120660792 isoform X4 — protein MSGGLAGPATYHGMSSVAIEGELASHVPTAGAPFLGATGAPVLMTEFGSLVSHFENSEVTLMANAGATASPVSQTASNSFTGPTINPGRPSVASAGAIVAPVSQTMFGTLTDPAKTLGMLLVTNTGTSASCTLTPGAPYSAINSISSTPENSGIRLMTNAGAHVAAVPQAMNLASHFQNSGITEHLDQRGLQCRERIQSKEPKGGAH, from the exons ATGTCTGGTGGCTTGGCAGGCCCTGCTACATATCATGGGATGTCATCAGTGGCAATTGAAG GTGAATTGGCAAGCCATGTGCCAACAGCTGGTGCTCCATTCTTGGGGGCAACAGGTGCTCCAGTCTTGATGACTGAGTTTGGTAGCTTAGTAAGCCATTTTGAAAACTCTGAAGTCACCTTGATGGCAAATGCAG GTGCCACTGCTTCTCCAGTGTCCCAGACTGCATCTAATAGCTTCACAGGCCCTACTATAAACCCTGGGAGGCCATCAGTAGCAAGTGCAG GTGCTATTGTTGCTCCAGTCTCGCAGACTATGTTTGGTACCTTGACAGATCCTGCTAAAACCCTTGGGATGCTGTTAGTGACAAACACAG GTACATCAGCAAGTTGCACACTGACTCCCGGTGCTCCATATTCTGCGATTAATTCCATATCAAGCACCCCTGAAAACTCTGGTATCCGACTGATGACAAATGCAG GTGCTCATGTTGCTGCAGTCCCACAGGCTATGAACTTGGCAAGCCATTTTCAAAACTCTG GGATAACTGAGCATTTGGATCAAAGAGGTCTCCAATGCAGAGAGCGGATTCAATCGAAAGAACCCAAGGGAGGAGCTCACTAA
- the LOC120660792 gene encoding uncharacterized protein LOC120660792 isoform X1, whose amino-acid sequence MSGGLAGPATYHGMSSVAIEGELASHVPTAGAPFLGATGAPVLMTEFGSLVSHFENSEVTLMANAGATASPVSQTASNSFTGPTINPGRPSVASAGKLSSNVATPVTPFLVTRGAPVSLSLSGSLSSHCGNSRVTSMANAGAIVAPVSQTMFGTLTDPAKTLGMLLVTNTGTSASCTLTPGAPYSAINSISSTPENSGIRLMTNAGAHVAAVPQAMNLASHFQNSGITEHLDQRGLQCRERIQSKEPKGGAH is encoded by the exons ATGTCTGGTGGCTTGGCAGGCCCTGCTACATATCATGGGATGTCATCAGTGGCAATTGAAG GTGAATTGGCAAGCCATGTGCCAACAGCTGGTGCTCCATTCTTGGGGGCAACAGGTGCTCCAGTCTTGATGACTGAGTTTGGTAGCTTAGTAAGCCATTTTGAAAACTCTGAAGTCACCTTGATGGCAAATGCAG GTGCCACTGCTTCTCCAGTGTCCCAGACTGCATCTAATAGCTTCACAGGCCCTACTATAAACCCTGGGAGGCCATCAGTAGCAAGTGCAG GTAAATTGTCAAGCAATGTTGCAACTCCTGTTACTCCATTCTTGGTGACTAGGGGTGCTCCAGTCTCGCTGAGTCTTTCTGGTAGCTTGTCAAGCCATTGTGGAAACTCTCGTGTCACCTCCATGGCAAATGCAG GTGCTATTGTTGCTCCAGTCTCGCAGACTATGTTTGGTACCTTGACAGATCCTGCTAAAACCCTTGGGATGCTGTTAGTGACAAACACAG GTACATCAGCAAGTTGCACACTGACTCCCGGTGCTCCATATTCTGCGATTAATTCCATATCAAGCACCCCTGAAAACTCTGGTATCCGACTGATGACAAATGCAG GTGCTCATGTTGCTGCAGTCCCACAGGCTATGAACTTGGCAAGCCATTTTCAAAACTCTG GGATAACTGAGCATTTGGATCAAAGAGGTCTCCAATGCAGAGAGCGGATTCAATCGAAAGAACCCAAGGGAGGAGCTCACTAA
- the LOC120660792 gene encoding uncharacterized protein LOC120660792 isoform X2 encodes MSSVAIEGELASHVPTAGAPFLGATGAPVLMTEFGSLVSHFENSEVTLMANAGATASPVSQTASNSFTGPTINPGRPSVASAGKLSSNVATPVTPFLVTRGAPVSLSLSGSLSSHCGNSRVTSMANAGAIVAPVSQTMFGTLTDPAKTLGMLLVTNTGTSASCTLTPGAPYSAINSISSTPENSGIRLMTNAGAHVAAVPQAMNLASHFQNSGITEHLDQRGLQCRERIQSKEPKGGAH; translated from the exons ATGTCATCAGTGGCAATTGAAG GTGAATTGGCAAGCCATGTGCCAACAGCTGGTGCTCCATTCTTGGGGGCAACAGGTGCTCCAGTCTTGATGACTGAGTTTGGTAGCTTAGTAAGCCATTTTGAAAACTCTGAAGTCACCTTGATGGCAAATGCAG GTGCCACTGCTTCTCCAGTGTCCCAGACTGCATCTAATAGCTTCACAGGCCCTACTATAAACCCTGGGAGGCCATCAGTAGCAAGTGCAG GTAAATTGTCAAGCAATGTTGCAACTCCTGTTACTCCATTCTTGGTGACTAGGGGTGCTCCAGTCTCGCTGAGTCTTTCTGGTAGCTTGTCAAGCCATTGTGGAAACTCTCGTGTCACCTCCATGGCAAATGCAG GTGCTATTGTTGCTCCAGTCTCGCAGACTATGTTTGGTACCTTGACAGATCCTGCTAAAACCCTTGGGATGCTGTTAGTGACAAACACAG GTACATCAGCAAGTTGCACACTGACTCCCGGTGCTCCATATTCTGCGATTAATTCCATATCAAGCACCCCTGAAAACTCTGGTATCCGACTGATGACAAATGCAG GTGCTCATGTTGCTGCAGTCCCACAGGCTATGAACTTGGCAAGCCATTTTCAAAACTCTG GGATAACTGAGCATTTGGATCAAAGAGGTCTCCAATGCAGAGAGCGGATTCAATCGAAAGAACCCAAGGGAGGAGCTCACTAA
- the LOC120660792 gene encoding uncharacterized protein LOC120660792 isoform X3 has product MSGGLAGPATYHGMSSVAIEGELASHVPTAGAPFLGATGAPVLMTEFGSLVSHFENSEVTLMANAGATASPVSQTASNSFTGPTINPGRPSVASAGKLSSNVATPVTPFLVTRGAPVSLSLSGSLSSHCGNSRVTSMANAGTSASCTLTPGAPYSAINSISSTPENSGIRLMTNAGAHVAAVPQAMNLASHFQNSGITEHLDQRGLQCRERIQSKEPKGGAH; this is encoded by the exons ATGTCTGGTGGCTTGGCAGGCCCTGCTACATATCATGGGATGTCATCAGTGGCAATTGAAG GTGAATTGGCAAGCCATGTGCCAACAGCTGGTGCTCCATTCTTGGGGGCAACAGGTGCTCCAGTCTTGATGACTGAGTTTGGTAGCTTAGTAAGCCATTTTGAAAACTCTGAAGTCACCTTGATGGCAAATGCAG GTGCCACTGCTTCTCCAGTGTCCCAGACTGCATCTAATAGCTTCACAGGCCCTACTATAAACCCTGGGAGGCCATCAGTAGCAAGTGCAG GTAAATTGTCAAGCAATGTTGCAACTCCTGTTACTCCATTCTTGGTGACTAGGGGTGCTCCAGTCTCGCTGAGTCTTTCTGGTAGCTTGTCAAGCCATTGTGGAAACTCTCGTGTCACCTCCATGGCAAATGCAG GTACATCAGCAAGTTGCACACTGACTCCCGGTGCTCCATATTCTGCGATTAATTCCATATCAAGCACCCCTGAAAACTCTGGTATCCGACTGATGACAAATGCAG GTGCTCATGTTGCTGCAGTCCCACAGGCTATGAACTTGGCAAGCCATTTTCAAAACTCTG GGATAACTGAGCATTTGGATCAAAGAGGTCTCCAATGCAGAGAGCGGATTCAATCGAAAGAACCCAAGGGAGGAGCTCACTAA